In Nitrosophilus labii, the following proteins share a genomic window:
- a CDS encoding efflux RND transporter permease subunit: protein MIEKIIEYSIKNRVVIFIIFAILSLISIYSIKNTPLDAIPDLSPPQVIVQVKWEGQSPNIIEDQVTYPLVSSFLGISDIETVRGFSTYENALIYIIFKDGVDLYWARSRVLEELSSIASSLPKGAEVSLGPDASGVGWVYEYALVSKTKDLGFLRTYQDYTLKYALTAIDGVSEVATIGGFVPNFQVTVKNDDLIRYGLSVEDIIKTLKSNNNDTGGRVILKNGYEWMVQTRGYIKSLQDIENLTIKTQEKIPLRIKDVASVEIVASPRRGMADLNGEGEVVGGIVIAKYGADVYNTIKNIKQKIKELQTDDIKIVPVYDRSKLIEDSIENLRNTLIEESIIVIIIIALFLFHFRSSFILIIVLPLTIGLTFLLMKLFGIGSNIMSLGGIAIAIGAMVDASIVMIENAHKKIDEITQTKLEISNKERLKAIQESSKTVGRPIFFALALVVISFLPIFALKGQEGLLFSPLAFTKTFAMSAGALIAITLVPALMVIFIKKVPKESKNPINRFFIWLYHPFLVFAMKFRYLVYAAAIAALFFSYPLYQKLKWEFMPPLNEGVLMYMPVTPYGISVDLSKELTQKTDKIIKSFPEVETVFGKGGRADTATDPAPLSMIETIITLKPKSQWREDMSIKKLIEELDDSLQIPGLVNSWTYPIRGRIDMLLSGIRTPVGIKLYGDDTKKLQALAKEIEERLKNLKITESVFADRSDTGYFINIDIDEEQQSLYNLNKDRVLNFVSSAIGGKKVTTYIKNLGRYPISVRFDEEERRDLEDIKELKIKTDYGYIPLKEVANIYYKQSSSVLKSEKAKPVTYIYITPVNEVSGSEYKKMAEELLKDIKLPAGYFYEWAGESEYLESAMETIKWIVPTVLVIIFILIYLALNELVPTFIVFTTLPFAFLGGLFYIDFLNFNMSIAVIVGFLALLGIAAETAIVMIVYLKESVQKRIESGKKIDDKELYEAIYEGAVKRVRPKLMTVFAILAGLLPIMYSSGVGSEVMQRIAAPMIGGVVSSAILSLIIIPILYMSYIKKANSVTR from the coding sequence TACTGGGCTAGAAGCAGAGTTTTAGAAGAGCTCTCTTCTATCGCATCATCTTTACCAAAAGGTGCCGAAGTCTCTTTGGGACCGGATGCTTCAGGTGTTGGCTGGGTTTATGAGTATGCACTTGTTAGCAAAACAAAAGATCTAGGTTTTTTAAGAACTTATCAAGACTATACTCTAAAATATGCTCTTACAGCCATAGACGGTGTAAGTGAAGTAGCAACAATCGGAGGATTTGTTCCAAATTTTCAGGTTACAGTAAAAAACGATGATCTTATTAGATACGGTTTAAGTGTAGAAGATATCATAAAAACTCTAAAAAGCAACAATAACGATACTGGCGGCAGAGTCATACTAAAAAATGGCTATGAATGGATGGTTCAAACCAGAGGATATATAAAAAGTTTACAAGATATTGAAAATTTGACCATAAAAACTCAAGAAAAAATTCCTCTGAGAATAAAAGATGTTGCATCTGTTGAAATAGTGGCATCTCCTAGAAGAGGTATGGCTGATTTAAACGGTGAAGGCGAAGTGGTTGGTGGCATAGTTATAGCAAAATATGGCGCGGATGTGTATAACACTATCAAAAATATCAAACAAAAGATAAAAGAGCTACAAACAGATGATATAAAAATAGTCCCAGTTTATGATCGCTCTAAGCTCATAGAAGACTCCATAGAAAATCTAAGAAATACACTGATAGAAGAGAGTATCATTGTTATTATTATTATTGCCCTGTTTCTTTTTCATTTTAGAAGCTCTTTTATTTTGATTATAGTTTTACCGTTAACCATAGGTTTGACATTTTTACTTATGAAACTTTTCGGTATCGGTTCTAACATTATGAGTTTAGGAGGAATTGCCATAGCGATAGGAGCTATGGTTGATGCTTCTATAGTTATGATTGAAAATGCACATAAAAAAATAGATGAAATAACACAGACAAAACTAGAGATTTCAAACAAAGAGAGGCTAAAGGCTATACAGGAATCTTCAAAAACCGTTGGAAGACCGATATTTTTCGCACTAGCACTTGTAGTTATCTCTTTTTTACCAATTTTTGCTCTAAAAGGTCAAGAAGGATTACTGTTTTCGCCTCTTGCCTTCACAAAAACATTTGCTATGAGTGCCGGAGCTTTGATAGCTATAACTTTAGTTCCTGCACTGATGGTTATTTTTATAAAAAAGGTTCCTAAAGAGTCCAAAAATCCTATCAACAGATTTTTTATCTGGTTATATCACCCATTTTTAGTTTTTGCTATGAAATTTAGATACTTGGTTTATGCCGCTGCAATAGCAGCACTCTTTTTTTCATACCCTCTTTATCAGAAACTAAAATGGGAGTTTATGCCTCCTTTAAATGAAGGGGTATTGATGTATATGCCAGTTACTCCTTACGGCATAAGTGTAGACCTTAGCAAAGAGCTTACACAAAAAACAGACAAGATTATAAAAAGTTTTCCGGAAGTTGAGACCGTGTTCGGAAAAGGAGGAAGAGCTGATACTGCAACAGATCCAGCTCCTTTATCAATGATAGAGACTATTATAACTTTAAAACCTAAGAGCCAATGGCGAGAGGATATGAGTATTAAAAAATTAATAGAAGAGCTGGATGACTCTTTGCAAATACCAGGGCTGGTAAACTCTTGGACATATCCTATAAGAGGCAGAATAGATATGCTTCTTAGTGGTATTAGAACTCCTGTTGGAATAAAACTTTATGGAGACGATACAAAAAAACTGCAAGCTTTGGCAAAAGAGATAGAAGAGAGATTGAAAAATCTAAAAATAACAGAGTCTGTTTTTGCCGATAGAAGCGATACAGGATATTTTATAAATATAGATATTGATGAAGAGCAACAATCTTTATATAACCTAAATAAAGATAGAGTTTTAAACTTTGTCAGCAGTGCCATAGGAGGCAAAAAAGTTACAACCTATATAAAAAATTTAGGGAGATATCCGATTTCCGTTAGATTCGATGAGGAAGAAAGAAGAGATTTAGAAGATATAAAAGAGCTTAAAATCAAAACCGATTATGGTTATATTCCTTTAAAAGAAGTAGCAAATATTTACTATAAGCAGAGTTCTTCTGTCTTGAAAAGTGAAAAAGCAAAACCGGTTACATATATCTATATAACACCTGTAAACGAAGTCAGTGGAAGCGAATATAAAAAAATGGCTGAAGAACTTTTAAAAGATATAAAACTTCCTGCAGGATACTTCTATGAGTGGGCAGGAGAATCGGAGTATCTTGAAAGTGCTATGGAGACAATCAAGTGGATAGTACCTACAGTTTTGGTGATAATTTTTATCTTGATATATCTTGCACTAAATGAACTAGTTCCAACTTTTATCGTTTTTACGACTCTTCCTTTTGCCTTTTTGGGTGGTCTATTTTACATTGATTTTCTAAACTTCAATATGAGCATAGCTGTTATCGTGGGTTTTTTAGCTCTACTGGGTATAGCTGCAGAAACTGCTATAGTTATGATAGTTTATCTAAAAGAGAGTGTCCAAAAGCGCATAGAGAGCGGAAAAAAGATTGATGACAAAGAGCTCTATGAAGCTATTTATGAAGGAGCGGTGAAAAGAGTCAGACCGAAACTTATGACAGTTTTTGCCATACTTGCTGGACTTTTGCCTATTATGTATAGTAGTGGAGTTGGAAGTGAAGTTATGCAACGTATCGCAGCCCCAATGATAGGAGGGGTTGTCTCTTCTGCAATTTTGTCATTGATAATAATCCCTATTTTGTATATGAGTTATATTAAAAAAGCAAACTCCGTTACGCGTTAA
- a CDS encoding SHOCT domain-containing protein, whose product MDMHMFGYNLVFWLAFIALIVYLIVILKIKSNIKTPKDILDERLAKGEIDKDEYKSLLETLKGKENGKK is encoded by the coding sequence ATGGATATGCACATGTTTGGTTATAACCTGGTTTTTTGGTTAGCTTTTATTGCTTTGATAGTCTATTTAATAGTTATATTAAAAATAAAAAGCAATATAAAAACCCCTAAAGATATTTTGGATGAGAGATTGGCTAAAGGAGAGATCGATAAGGATGAGTATAAGTCTTTGTTAGAGACTCTCAAAGGGAAAGAAAATGGAAAAAAATAG
- a CDS encoding HAD-IC family P-type ATPase: MDESFLTGESKPVFKEKNDRVFMGSTNLDEILEVKIEKSGEESYLFQVIELVKKAQKSRSKTQNIANKAAKWLFYGAIAVSSATFAYWMPVIGVSEALLRSVTVLIIACPHALGLAVPLVVAISTTLGAKHGILIRDKEAFEKLKDIDTICLDKTGTITEGKLSIANIDGTIDKNQIFPISTRRTKL, encoded by the coding sequence GTGGACGAATCTTTTTTGACAGGAGAATCAAAACCTGTCTTTAAAGAGAAAAACGATAGAGTTTTTATGGGCTCAACCAACCTTGATGAAATTTTGGAAGTAAAGATCGAAAAAAGCGGAGAAGAGAGTTATCTTTTTCAAGTTATAGAACTGGTTAAAAAAGCTCAAAAAAGTAGATCTAAAACACAAAATATTGCAAATAAAGCAGCAAAATGGCTATTTTATGGCGCTATTGCAGTATCAAGCGCTACTTTTGCTTACTGGATGCCAGTTATTGGAGTTTCAGAAGCTCTCCTAAGAAGTGTTACGGTTCTTATTATAGCTTGTCCTCATGCCTTAGGGTTGGCTGTACCTCTTGTTGTTGCCATTTCTACCACTCTAGGTGCAAAACATGGGATTTTGATAAGAGATAAAGAGGCATTTGAGAAATTAAAAGATATTGATACCATATGTTTAGATAAAACAGGAACTATAACTGAAGGAAAACTAAGCATTGCCAATATTGATGGTACTATTGATAAAAACCAGATTTTTCCTATCAGCACTCGTAGAACAAAACTCTGA
- a CDS encoding HAD-IC family P-type ATPase: MPILMVLLIKTRFFLSALVEQNSEHTIAKAIVEYAKKQGITTKKIEKFQIIPSIGAIGEYKKDKIFVWDGKLLKRLDLKIPETLKQYINVAYTKVWVGKNSDVLGVILLKDKIKDESKIAIVQFKKDNIKVYMLTGDNKDVAIEVANEIGIDNYFSVLMPTQKVEIIENPKKEGRIVAIVGDGINDAPALLKANVGIAIGAGTDIAAQSADIILTKNSLLDVVYAYKLSKSTYKKMIQNLWWASGYNIVTIPLAAGVLASYGILIEPAIGAMLMSASTVIVAINAQFLKRFKADEDTSS; this comes from the coding sequence TTGCCAATATTGATGGTACTATTGATAAAAACCAGATTTTTCCTATCAGCACTCGTAGAACAAAACTCTGAACATACTATTGCAAAAGCGATAGTTGAGTATGCTAAAAAACAAGGTATAACAACAAAGAAAATTGAAAAGTTTCAAATAATACCCAGTATAGGTGCTATAGGTGAATATAAAAAAGATAAAATCTTTGTATGGGACGGCAAACTATTAAAAAGACTTGATTTGAAAATACCAGAAACTTTAAAACAATACATTAATGTAGCTTATACAAAAGTTTGGGTAGGTAAAAACAGTGATGTTTTAGGAGTGATTTTATTAAAAGATAAAATAAAAGATGAATCTAAAATAGCTATAGTTCAATTTAAAAAGGATAATATAAAAGTTTATATGCTAACTGGTGACAATAAAGATGTAGCTATAGAAGTAGCTAACGAGATAGGAATTGATAACTACTTTTCAGTTCTTATGCCAACCCAAAAAGTTGAAATTATAGAAAATCCTAAAAAAGAGGGTAGAATAGTGGCTATAGTTGGTGACGGGATAAATGATGCCCCTGCTCTTTTAAAAGCAAATGTAGGTATTGCTATAGGAGCAGGAACAGATATTGCCGCTCAAAGCGCAGATATTATCTTGACAAAAAACTCTTTATTGGATGTGGTTTATGCTTATAAACTTTCAAAATCAACATATAAAAAAATGATACAAAATCTTTGGTGGGCAAGCGGGTATAATATCGTTACGATACCTTTAGCTGCAGGCGTACTAGCTAGTTACGGAATATTAATAGAACCTGCTATTGGTGCTATGCTAATGTCTGCAAGTACTGTAATAGTAGCTATAAATGCACAGTTTTTAAAAAGGTTCAAAGCGGATGAAGATACTTCTTCTTGA
- a CDS encoding response regulator transcription factor — MKILLLEDDLMLSELIKEHLSEKGYEVIHFLNGEEAFEYLYEKRVDLILLDIKVPGISGFELLKKLRENKDTTPAIMITSANSSKDVKEGFELGCDDYIKKPFEFEELDARVEHILKLFNINNGLIDFKILKFDHKRHLLIFEDKEISLTPKASEILHYLYKNRGKIVTKEELIQNIWNYDGTPSEATIRSYIKMLRKYIPFIKTYRGTGYELEPL, encoded by the coding sequence ATGAAGATACTTCTTCTTGAAGATGATTTGATGCTCAGTGAGCTTATCAAAGAGCATCTGTCGGAAAAAGGATATGAAGTAATACACTTTTTAAATGGAGAAGAGGCTTTTGAATATCTATATGAAAAAAGAGTTGATCTTATACTACTAGATATAAAAGTTCCGGGTATTAGCGGTTTTGAATTACTTAAAAAACTCAGAGAAAACAAAGATACTACTCCAGCTATAATGATCACTTCTGCAAACAGCAGCAAAGATGTTAAAGAGGGATTTGAACTTGGATGTGACGATTACATAAAGAAACCTTTCGAGTTTGAAGAGCTAGATGCGAGAGTAGAACATATTTTAAAATTATTTAATATCAATAATGGTCTAATAGATTTTAAAATATTAAAATTTGACCATAAGAGACATCTGTTAATTTTTGAAGATAAAGAGATTTCACTAACTCCTAAGGCCTCAGAGATTTTGCATTATCTTTACAAAAACAGAGGAAAAATAGTGACCAAAGAGGAGTTGATACAAAATATTTGGAATTATGACGGGACACCAAGTGAAGCAACTATCAGAAGTTATATAAAAATGTTGAGAAAATATATACCTTTTATTAAAACTTATAGAGGGACCGGTTATGAGCTTGAGCCATTATGA
- a CDS encoding sensor histidine kinase, with product MSLSHYEKRSLFRFMSVYIGSIFLVIVGFGILFYKIETEAYKEKVFNKLRIEAFKIASSAIDAHMRHKDFIIPKKSDFMLLDKNKQFIDGTFKEEVDIKKEFFVKNGSAYYVDKGAKGHLGINYIVVKDKDFEKHLKSIFRKTIFISLFAFIFLMSVGWYLGKLFLKPMKEKIKELDRFIKDSTHELNTPVTSILLATQKIEQKGEKPTYIKTLKMSSKLISKIYQDMSFISFNQHSKCEKKLVDISKKLDNSLDFFALLIEQKDLKIKKEVNPCHIEADPNHIDILIKNLVDNAIKYAKPNSIITVTLKNCTLSVTNEGKTIKSDKLSQIFKRYERDDETTGGFGIGLDIVSTICKKYGFKIDVISKNNITTFKVDFLS from the coding sequence ATGAGCTTGAGCCATTATGAAAAAAGGTCTCTTTTTCGTTTTATGAGTGTATATATTGGCTCTATTTTTCTAGTAATAGTAGGATTTGGAATCCTGTTTTACAAAATAGAAACGGAAGCTTACAAAGAGAAAGTTTTTAATAAACTTAGAATCGAGGCATTTAAAATCGCATCATCCGCTATAGACGCACATATGAGACATAAAGACTTTATTATTCCAAAAAAGTCAGATTTTATGCTTTTAGATAAAAATAAACAGTTTATCGACGGTACATTCAAAGAAGAAGTAGATATAAAAAAGGAGTTTTTTGTTAAAAATGGAAGTGCCTATTATGTAGATAAAGGGGCTAAAGGACATCTTGGCATAAACTATATTGTTGTAAAAGATAAAGATTTTGAAAAACATCTTAAATCAATTTTTAGAAAAACTATTTTTATATCTTTATTTGCTTTTATATTTTTAATGTCTGTAGGCTGGTATCTTGGAAAACTTTTTTTAAAACCCATGAAAGAAAAAATCAAAGAGCTTGATAGATTTATAAAAGATAGTACACATGAGTTGAACACTCCAGTTACATCCATACTTTTGGCAACACAAAAAATTGAGCAAAAAGGTGAAAAACCTACTTACATAAAAACTTTAAAAATGAGTTCAAAACTAATTTCTAAAATATATCAGGATATGAGTTTTATATCTTTCAATCAACACAGCAAATGTGAAAAGAAATTGGTAGATATATCTAAAAAATTGGATAATAGTTTGGATTTTTTTGCTCTTTTAATAGAACAAAAAGATTTAAAAATAAAAAAAGAGGTAAATCCGTGTCATATTGAAGCAGATCCTAATCATATAGATATTTTGATTAAAAATCTTGTAGATAATGCTATCAAATATGCAAAACCAAACAGTATTATCACGGTAACTTTAAAAAATTGTACTTTATCAGTTACAAATGAAGGAAAAACTATTAAAAGCGATAAATTATCACAAATTTTTAAAAGATACGAAAGAGATGACGAAACTACAGGAGGCTTTGGAATAGGTCTTGATATTGTCTCCACTATCTGCAAAAAATACGGCTTTAAAATAGATGTAATATCTAAAAACAATATTACAACTTTTAAGGTTGATTTTTTATCATAG
- a CDS encoding glutamate-5-semialdehyde dehydrogenase: MEEFLKRAKISASVLSQITGEKKKKVLKEMAEALVRHEKEILEANAIDMQYAEENGLSTALKDRLLLNKKRVLDMANSVAEIAALKDPVGRVLDGWVLDNGLRIEKVSIPIGVIGIIYESRPNVTSDTAALCFKSSNVCILKGGKEAQHSNEAIANILRDVLEKNSLPKDIISLLPDYSREGVAKLIKMDKYVDLIIPRGGEALIRYISQNATVAVVKHDKGLCHTYIDKDADFEKAVKIAVNAKVQRPGVCNAMETLLVDYAIKDEMLLKLYEAFKPHLTTLKGCAITREVIEVEEATEEDYHTEYLENILSIKVVDGVEGAIEHIRKYGSGHSEAIVTENYTTAEKFLNSIDAACVYVNASTRFTDGGVFGFGAEVGISTNKLHSRGPMGINDLTTYKYKIYGEGQIRE; the protein is encoded by the coding sequence ATGGAAGAGTTTTTAAAAAGAGCAAAAATAAGCGCTTCTGTTTTATCGCAAATAACAGGAGAAAAGAAGAAAAAAGTTTTAAAAGAGATGGCTGAAGCTTTAGTTAGACATGAAAAAGAGATTTTAGAAGCAAATGCGATAGATATGCAATATGCTGAAGAAAACGGTCTTAGTACAGCTTTAAAAGATAGGCTTTTGTTGAATAAAAAAAGAGTTTTGGATATGGCAAACTCAGTTGCCGAAATAGCTGCATTAAAAGATCCAGTAGGTAGAGTACTAGATGGTTGGGTTCTTGATAATGGGCTGAGAATAGAAAAAGTATCCATTCCAATAGGGGTTATAGGGATCATCTACGAATCAAGACCAAACGTCACAAGTGATACGGCTGCGCTATGTTTTAAAAGTTCGAATGTCTGTATTCTTAAGGGTGGAAAAGAGGCTCAGCACTCAAACGAAGCCATTGCAAATATTTTAAGAGATGTTTTGGAAAAGAATTCCCTTCCAAAAGATATAATTTCTTTGCTTCCTGATTACAGTAGAGAAGGGGTGGCCAAACTTATAAAGATGGATAAATACGTAGATCTCATCATACCAAGAGGAGGCGAAGCTCTTATAAGATATATTAGCCAAAATGCCACAGTTGCGGTTGTAAAACATGACAAAGGACTTTGCCATACATACATAGATAAAGATGCGGATTTTGAAAAAGCTGTAAAGATAGCTGTAAATGCTAAAGTTCAAAGGCCAGGTGTCTGCAACGCTATGGAAACTCTTTTGGTGGATTATGCCATAAAAGATGAGATGCTTCTAAAACTTTATGAAGCTTTTAAACCTCATCTAACTACTTTGAAAGGATGTGCTATAACGAGAGAGGTTATAGAAGTTGAAGAGGCTACTGAAGAGGATTATCATACAGAGTATCTTGAAAATATACTCTCAATAAAAGTGGTTGATGGCGTTGAAGGAGCGATAGAGCATATAAGAAAATATGGTTCAGGACATAGTGAAGCAATAGTTACTGAAAATTATACAACCGCAGAGAAATTTTTAAATAGTATAGACGCCGCTTGTGTCTATGTAAACGCATCCACAAGATTTACTGATGGTGGTGTTTTCGGTTTTGGTGCAGAAGTAGGCATAAGTACCAACAAACTTCACTCACGTGGCCCAATGGGTATAAACGACCTTACTACTTATAAATACAAAATTTACGGAGAAGGGCAGATTAGAGAGTAA
- a CDS encoding NAD(P)-binding domain-containing protein, with protein MKKLFDIAIIGAGPAGIGTAIESYIFGIKEILLIEKADNHSATIRNFYKDNKRVDKDWMGQTVECEGRIVFMDGTKETTLDLFDKLLDRHKIDTLFNTEVEKVEKKEDFFEVFTTDNKIYRAKNVVIAIGKMGKPNKPSYKIPPSIKQFVNFNLDKCSKNEKILVVGGGNSAAEYAYFLADSNEVTLNYRREKFTRLNPENEKIINEYVKNGKLKLKMGIDINSLDSEHGKPKVNFSNNSSEIYDRIIYAIGGTTPIDFLKKCAIEVVNNKVEVDENFQTKIPGLFAAGDIVTATGGSIAIALNHGYKIASYITKNR; from the coding sequence ATGAAAAAGTTGTTCGATATAGCGATAATAGGAGCTGGACCGGCAGGAATAGGAACTGCTATAGAAAGTTATATTTTTGGTATAAAAGAGATTTTGCTCATTGAAAAAGCCGACAACCACTCTGCAACTATAAGAAATTTCTACAAAGATAACAAAAGAGTGGACAAAGATTGGATGGGACAGACTGTAGAGTGTGAGGGAAGAATAGTTTTTATGGATGGAACAAAAGAGACTACGCTGGATCTTTTCGATAAACTTTTAGACAGACACAAAATTGATACTCTTTTTAATACTGAAGTAGAAAAAGTTGAAAAAAAAGAGGATTTTTTCGAAGTATTTACGACAGACAACAAAATATATAGAGCTAAAAATGTGGTTATTGCAATAGGTAAAATGGGAAAACCCAACAAACCAAGTTATAAAATACCGCCTTCAATAAAGCAGTTTGTCAACTTCAATCTAGATAAATGCTCAAAAAATGAAAAAATATTAGTAGTGGGAGGAGGAAACTCAGCGGCTGAATACGCCTATTTTTTAGCTGACAGCAACGAAGTTACTCTTAATTACAGAAGAGAAAAGTTTACAAGGTTAAACCCGGAAAACGAAAAAATCATAAATGAATATGTAAAAAATGGAAAGCTTAAATTAAAAATGGGAATAGATATCAACTCTTTAGATAGTGAGCATGGAAAACCAAAAGTTAACTTTTCGAACAATTCAAGTGAAATTTACGATAGGATCATATACGCCATTGGAGGAACGACCCCGATCGATTTTTTAAAAAAGTGTGCAATTGAGGTTGTAAACAACAAAGTAGAAGTTGACGAAAATTTTCAAACTAAAATACCTGGACTTTTTGCAGCCGGAGATATAGTTACAGCAACTGGAGGCTCCATAGCCATTGCTCTAAACCACGGCTACAAAATAGCATCTTATATTACTAAGAACCGATAG
- a CDS encoding HDOD domain-containing protein — protein sequence MKLDLSIIDEIEKLPPLSKTVQKIKEAYENKNITAKELEEIIKNDPLLVADILKLANSPYYGFMHEIYDLRHAIVLFGFEEILNFAIMSVIKNSFHIDLTPYGINEEDFLKLSLVKSKFVLLANDKNSQSLLKSAAFLSDIGKIIIAKYVKSNNINFLIEDTFSLIEIDKIEEELLGFNTLEVTGAIFEKWNFDKRLIDIILSSKECSKNEIAKSLYIIRENLNIKGEILKEPKDDCNGKKKFAEIAKSIGS from the coding sequence TTGAAGCTAGATCTATCTATAATAGACGAGATAGAAAAACTTCCACCATTATCTAAAACCGTACAAAAAATAAAAGAGGCGTACGAGAATAAAAATATAACTGCAAAAGAGTTAGAAGAGATTATAAAAAATGACCCTTTGCTTGTAGCGGATATTTTAAAACTGGCAAATTCGCCTTATTACGGTTTTATGCATGAAATTTATGATTTGAGGCATGCAATAGTCCTTTTTGGATTTGAAGAGATTTTGAATTTTGCAATAATGTCCGTTATTAAAAACAGTTTTCATATAGACCTTACGCCTTACGGTATTAATGAAGAGGATTTTTTAAAACTCTCGTTAGTAAAAAGTAAATTTGTTTTATTAGCAAACGACAAAAATAGTCAGTCCCTATTAAAAAGTGCCGCTTTTTTAAGTGATATAGGTAAAATAATTATTGCAAAATATGTCAAATCAAACAATATTAATTTTTTGATTGAAGATACATTTTCATTAATAGAGATAGATAAGATAGAAGAAGAACTTTTAGGTTTTAATACGCTTGAGGTTACAGGGGCGATTTTCGAAAAATGGAATTTTGACAAAAGGCTTATAGATATAATTCTCTCTTCAAAAGAGTGCTCTAAAAACGAGATTGCAAAATCTCTTTATATTATCAGAGAAAATCTCAATATAAAAGGGGAGATATTAAAAGAACCAAAAGATGACTGCAACGGCAAAAAAAAATTTGCCGAGATTGCTAAATCTATCGGTTCTTAG
- a CDS encoding NAD(P)H-dependent glycerol-3-phosphate dehydrogenase: MKIGVIGAGKWGEALQYALSRKNEVYITSRRKKDLPNFVSFEEITKIEYLVIALPAQITRVWLQNHPIGKDKKILVASKGIDVETGEFLNQIYEKHLPRENISFLTGPSFAKEVKEGLPTALVINAYNQDLAKTFFSAFPDFIKTYISDDVIGAEIAGAYKNVIAIAAGICDGLKLGNNARASLLARGLVEMERFGSYFGAKIETFLGLSGAGDLFLTASSTLSRNYRVGLGIAKGKNMREILDELGEVAEGVYTAEAIYKISLQKSIYVPIATEVFKVIKGKNPLMSLKDLLS, encoded by the coding sequence ATGAAGATTGGTGTCATAGGTGCCGGAAAATGGGGAGAAGCGTTGCAATATGCCCTCTCAAGAAAAAATGAAGTTTATATAACTTCTAGAAGAAAAAAAGATTTGCCAAATTTTGTTTCATTTGAAGAGATAACAAAGATAGAGTATCTAGTTATAGCTCTTCCCGCTCAGATAACAAGAGTTTGGCTTCAAAATCATCCGATAGGGAAAGATAAAAAAATCTTGGTTGCTTCAAAGGGAATAGATGTAGAAACAGGTGAATTTTTAAATCAAATATATGAAAAACATCTGCCTCGTGAAAATATCTCTTTTTTAACGGGCCCATCTTTTGCTAAAGAGGTAAAAGAGGGATTACCTACCGCTCTTGTTATAAATGCATACAATCAAGATTTAGCTAAAACATTTTTCTCTGCTTTTCCCGATTTTATCAAAACATATATAAGCGATGATGTTATCGGAGCCGAGATCGCCGGGGCTTATAAAAATGTTATTGCAATTGCGGCCGGTATTTGCGACGGACTAAAGCTTGGAAACAATGCAAGAGCGTCCCTTCTAGCACGAGGTCTTGTGGAGATGGAGAGATTTGGAAGCTATTTCGGCGCTAAAATAGAAACTTTTTTAGGCCTGAGCGGTGCTGGAGATCTTTTTTTAACCGCTAGTAGTACTCTATCGAGAAATTATAGAGTAGGTCTTGGGATAGCAAAAGGAAAAAATATGAGAGAGATTTTGGATGAATTGGGTGAAGTTGCAGAAGGTGTTTATACAGCAGAAGCTATATATAAGATTTCATTACAAAAAAGTATTTATGTACCTATTGCAACAGAAGTATTTAAAGTGATCAAAGGTAAAAATCCATTAATGAGTTTAAAGGATCTCTTAAGTTGA